The DNA segment ATATAACCATCCACTCATATAGGAGATGTTAGCATATTTATCGTACGAAACATTTACTTCTGATATCttaaaaattatcataaatTTGTCAGTTTATCATAATACCGAATAgttattattttatctttttaattcCAGTGCAACCCTGTTATGTtttagatttttatttatttttacttgttcatCTACAGATATTTCACGAATGAAGTTCAAATTTATTTCGAGAAGTTaggaaaaagattttttttttaaaaaaaacttccGAAAATTTCATCGAGAATACCGAAAACACCTCGATCTCTACCTGCTTTGTCAGTTCTCCATAACAAGCTACTTGAGAGACCAATGTTGTTTGTTTGCCCTGCTAAGCACAAAGCTTTTCAACAGCAAGCATGATCAAGACAGCATATGCAGACTAAATGACGAACGGATGCATCAGGATGTCAATGAGATAATGAAGTTCTTATCAATAACGAGCGAAATGATCCAACCCACTACCATCACCAGTATCAATGCTATCATCATCATAATAATGACTGTGTTTAGTAATTACTATCAATAATCTCTACCATGGACAACTATTGGAAACGCCGTGCTAGATGATTAACAATTTAATATGCTCACTATGCTTTGCATGCCTAAAAAGCAGATTGCTGAGGGCAACACTTAATTAATAACAGGAAAAAGCAAAACTAGAGGCTTGAGACTTGCATCATCACTTTTTTGGTAGGACATCGTAACATTTTATCTACTACTTCAAGACAGAATCAGTTCGAAGAGAACACAGGAGTCCTCAATCCAACTCCCGAAGTTTAACTTTCGAACTTTTCTTCAAGCTCTGGGAAGTGCAGAATAGTAAAAATATTCAAAGAACAAACTGACATTTATTTGGTTCGAAGGCTGGACAGTAAGCcttgtactctctctctctctcacgtgcGTTGAGCATGGGTGTCTCTCTCATTCACCAGACACCAACGGATCTTCTAATGAACATCAAATGTAGTTAGAGGAAAATCTAAGTACaccaaataaaaggaaaaatgagtaGAAGTAGATCTGTATATATTCTGGAATCTGAACACGGTCGACATTGCCAATAGTCTACAAGAAACAACGTCAAAAATTCAATTAAAAGTTACAGCCAGCTTTGGATGAATATGTACATCTAAGAATAAACCTAATCACCAAGGAATTTCCTGACCATCCCAAGCAAAAAACTTGCCATTGTCGCTTAATTTTGCATTACTGATTATACTTAGAAGCTTCTCCACTGAAAATTCCTTGGTGAAAAGCTTCCCTGGAGGTACATTTCTTTGAAAAGGTTTCGAGAGGTCGGTATCGACAGTTCCAGGGTGTAACAGAACACAGATGATTGGATCCTTCCTCCGTCTGAACTCCACTGATATTGTCTTTGTTACTGCAACGTTAGCAACGCTATTATTGCCATACTATTCATCTTTTTACAACTCAAGAAAGATAAAGATCCAGATCTATGTGCAGATGGAGCATTTGGTTGCAAGGAACTAAATGACACCTTTCAGAAAACTATACATTATGCAAATCGTTGTTAACACTTCTTTGATGCGTGAAACTATCATCAAATTTGCAGTGCATGAGTACCACTGTCGGAGTTCACGATAATACTGATGCAACATAAGAACAAAGTGCTCATTTTGACTAATAACAAAAATGCACATCCATGCTTGCACATATATTTACATCTAGAGATTCTAGACATATTAATGCATATGGACCAACTGCATTTTGTCAATAACTTGAACTGGATCTTGCATGTTCACGTTATCTGCATGTCGACTAAGTATGATTCAGTTTCGTGATAATCTCATATACAGAAACTACATTACTAAATCAACATTTTATGTCTAAATCTCAGCCATCTAGAGTGAGTCAGAAGCCCAACAACCTGGGTTAAAATCCAAATGGTATGTAAGTCAACTTATGTGTCATACTGGAATGATGACAAACCATATGATTTGGTGGCAAGTGACTATGTTAGCCAATTCATGTTCTTTAATGTAAATCATACAAGGCTTGGTGCGCAAAATTTTGCAGTTGATTGTTTTTTGTCTGTATCTTTTGCCCTTCATGATGCAAACAGCAGATAATATGCAAGCATTTTAGCACTATCCACTGCAAATTTGACAGATATATAGGAGTCAGACTAGAACAAATTTGACAGATATATAGGAGTCAGACTAGAATATCGAATTAAAGAATGCATAGAATCACAGAAGTCGCTGTTTACATTGATTAAGAGCAGTCTTTGAAGATCTGTATGAGTGCCATCCACCAAGGACATTATCTCCAATAGAGCCCACCCTCGCACTCAAGTTTGCCACAACAGCAACTTCTCTTTCACTTCCATTACCTCCTCCCAACTTCAAAAGTGGCCACATATGCTAATCCAGTAAATAACAAATTAGTTAGTGCCCTGTTGGTGTTGATATGATTTACATAATTATTTACCGATACAGAAGATGGGTGGTCAGTGAAATAGATCAAAACATAACAAGAAGAGACAACATTGATATGAAAATGCAATCTACGACTTTTAACTTGTTAGCAGATACTAAACCAGAAACCACATTCACAACCAAGAGAAACCCAAATGCTGATTGATGTATGTGAGGAACACAGAGAAATCCAATCCAGGTAATGCAGCAAAAAGATACACTTTTGCCATCTATGGTGAAACAGACAAAGACAAGGGcccaaaaatttgaaagaatttAGTTCTTCCTCCTCTATTGAGAATGGAGTCAGACAAATCTGGTAGTGATATCAAAACCAGCAATTGTTTCATGGAAAATGAACAGtgaaaaatgttatatatataaagagagtaAGCATACAAGCTTATGCTCAATTTACCTTGACCACAAGAATAGGACCAACTGCATTAACTTCATATGTCAGCAAAAGGGAAGATTTCTGGACTTTGCTCAATGAGGTCTCTGCATTTAAAGTTTAAGAGGAAAATCAGATAAGAAATGTAAAACTCATCATGCAATAGGAAATTTTCATCAGTAACAACAGAGAACCTAGATTGCATAGTCTGGATTTTACTCAATTAGAAATATGATTGTAAATTTTTAAGCaggaaaagtaacaaaaaattattttatgaatcaCAAACTCATAAACAAAGTAATGAACGTATGAAAATTAATGCAAACTAATTCAATTACAACCTAAACCAAGATGGAAATGGACTCGAGCATTTTTGAGCAAATAAAGAAATGGTTGTGTGGATCACACCAAACACAGCATTGACTGTGTCCATGGCAAATCCAGATCCACACCATGTCGCACCTTCCTAGCTAAGTACATGTAGATAGGTTGCATATTGATAAATAAAAACCATAAAACCATTCCATACTGTACGATCCATCATCAACTAATGTTTTTgctggaaaaaagaaagaaacacataaaattttgtacCAACAGATTATTGTGGTTTCCAAACAACTTACTGCAGTAACTTCAAGAAAAACTGAGGCACTAAAACATTCAAAGGTTTGATTcattaaaatgacaaaaaaatattgacagAATAGTTCAGACCTGGAGTTAAAACATCTGGGACAGAAAGAATTCCAGAGGTATTGATCAGAAGATTTAAATATCCATATTTCTCTGATACAGATTTTGCTGCATTCTGCCATAAGATAATGCATCTTGCATATGTTACTAGAAGGTGGatacaaaagcaaaaagcaaCACACACATGTATGTGAATATTCAGAAAGTTTAACAAACACAATGCATCAACTTGGTATCTAGATCCTTTAACATTATGCTTTAAGAGAATAGAAAACAAATGCAGTATATTGATATCATACAGAAACTTTTTCCTGAATAGCATTAGATGTTACAGAAAATATCAGTCAGAGTACcaataaaataccaaaaaaatggACTACTCAGCAGAGTGCAGGTATATTATTCTAGAATTTCTGTTGGTTGGTAAACAAAGATAGAAAACCTTTCACAAGAagtagcaaaagaaaaaatagagtaCCTCTATGGTGTTCTCAATAGTAGTATCCAACTGAAGTATGTCAAGGCGTTCTCCAAACTTTCTCCTCAATTCTCTGAGGCCAACAGCTTGATCAGGATTGCGACAGGTAGCAACAACATGGCCGTTGTCATGCTTCAGTAACAGTTGGCGAACCTGTCAAATGTCAAAGCATTAAGGGGGCATTTGAATTACCTGTGGCCTGACTTGATCTTAGATAAATAGATTTTTAAaatagatttaaaatcagaTCCTCATCCCTCAGATCTTAGATCAGACCTTTTGACATTGTAAAGAGCAAAATAGAGTTTTGGAGTGTGGATCTTCGTCTAACTAGATCCTTAGTATGATAAATAATTGATTGGTGTGAATCTCTtgcaaatcagcaaaatcaTACCACATCAGATCCATAGATCTAAATCATTGGTTGTCAAAGACACCCTAAGGATCTTTATCTTATAAAAAAAGTCATTCAGAGACCATAGTTCTTTAGCTCCTTGATGGAAGCACCCCTACTTTACTGCATTATTCTTCACAAAGACATATGCCAAAGCCTCAGCTGTAATTCATTCAGCATACAAAATAAAGGACGCCATGGATCTAAATCATTGGTTGTCAAAGACACCCTAAGGATATTTCTCTTACAAAAACAAGTCATTCAGAGACCATAGTTCTTTAGCTCCTTGATGGGGGCACCCCTACTTTACTGCATTATTCTTCACAAAGAAAAGATGCCATAGCCTCAGCTGTAATACATTGAGCATATAAAGTAAAAGTCATCGTCAATTGAAACTTGATTGTTCTTTcttcctcataaaaaaaaacaagggaaacCCCCCACGCTAGCACTAGCTGAAAATTAGCTGATCTCATGAAAGTAAAACCTTAGAAGTGTGTTCACAAAAAGAGTATAATAAACTTAAATGTTGTACCAAGTCATGGGACTAACAAGATCTTAAGCTGTGACATCTTTCCATCTTGGTCACATTTTCAAGTTACTCCTACCAAATGAGCAACACCATTATCACTGATTGCATAATTGCTGGGCACAAGTAGGGAAGATACACAAAACCTTAAGCAATGCACACACAAGTCCATACACAAAAGGGAATATATGGAACTTTGGAGCAACAAGAGAAGGTTTAAACTTGACATGGCTGACATACAGGAAAAGTTTGCAGGTTGCATTTTGACAGCAATTTATTCAAATTGGGAATGAAGAGTGTCCTGATATGCACCCattttttgattaaaaattGAAACCCCAAACCATACACACTTTATCTCAACTTTCTACACAAGGAACCAGGAtccttaactttttttttttcctattctCGAAATAAGTTGGAAGCAGCAGTgttgtatgtatcgtacgatacggggccgtatcgtaagatacgtatcgtatcgtttagaaaatacgatacgatacaccccctgtatcgtaaataggggtgtatcgtGTCTATATCATACAATACGTATGATAAAGGCCCTCGTATAGTACAATATGGTGCGATgcgccccgtatcgtacaatacgggcTGATTTAAAAAAAGGGAGGCTTGAATCCCCCTTTTTcgagttttctttataaaaatccGCCCCTCcttcatttctaacctagagattgtgtcgccgtggagggaaatcatcgatttccatcgctaaatcatcgattttcaaagtaaaatcatcgattaaaccatggatttgtgcatggtggctgattcccgttgggaggaaaggggtttttttaaatcgtgaagatgaagatggagatgaggatgaaaatgaatatgatgaggattatgaagaacatattattcttgacttttactgatttttttgaatttttttctaattttttctgatttattaagaaaaaacgatacagttacgatacgttacgatattttacgatatgacgtatcttaaagccagaccgatacagcttacgatacactttttacaacattgggaaGCAGAACCTAGGCCAGAAACCTCATAAGCAgtgctgaaaatgaaaatactgGTTTCGGCTCCTTGGTAATTTTTTCAACGATATAGTATCCAATACAGGCAGATGACACTCAACCCATGTCAATGCCTTTAGCTAACTTTCTATattgaaaaactaaaattactataatattattttctttatatatcaACCAACACAAGCCAGATCAGCCAATATCCAGAAATTCGTGTCAATGATAAGATGTGACATATTGATACTAACAACACTGCTCAAAGGAATAGAGGAAAAAGTCCTTGGACCTACTTCTGCAACAAGTTGGTTTCAAGTTGTAACCCCAAAAGTATAGTTTGGACTTTGTGCAAAGGAGCAACTTATGGGATTGAACGAAGGTCCACATGACAAACAATGTCCACCTGGCCACCTCAATCTACCGGTTGccttcataatttcattaaagTTAAAGCAGGAGGACAGTAGGTACACCCCGTTTTGAAATTGCTGTCTTGATCTTGGTAAAGATATAAAATGgtttttgccatcaaaagtacaatatatatgtacttctataattttaattaGTTCAGTTTAGTGACTctagggaaaagaaaaagttttaccCTTTCCTACTTTGGCTATACAAGCGATTCTTAAAAAGCATAAGctaagtaaataaaaaattatgtgaaTTGATTTATGAGTTAATAGAACAACTTTACATGTGACACCTTATTAACCATCAATCGAGTTGAGATGGTTCGTAATTGATCTACATAATCTTCATATTTGTTCAACTTCTCAACAAtagttaaaataaataaataaacaaaggtCATTTTTCAAACCTTCGTTGTTATAGAAAGAACTGATGAAAATGTATCGCAATACATTCTTGATCATCTCCAAGGAAGCACGATGAAGATACTCATAGATTTCAAAATTCGAAAGATATAAGAATAGACTAGGATAATACAAATAGAAAATAGTAAAACTATAATTCCAAAGACTACATTGGAACCTAAAAATGTCAGTCTGGAccatgatatttttcaaaatattgttgaAGCAGGTCCTTGCTCGTTCACTATACAAAGAAGCCTAATTTAGAGCAGTATCAGTTTACTTGGGACAACGTATAAGCCATAAAAGCAACAAGGCAAGCACTGGAAAGCAAATATGAAATTAGAATTTTGACAGACTAGCAAGGAAAAAATCCTGCTGGAACCGGAAGAGCCCGCTgctagaaaagaagaaaggccCTTACGAATTCGAGGCCAATGCCTCGAGACGCGCCCTGTACCATGGAGACCGCACCATCTCCCCACTTcaccaaagaagaagaatagttgGACGAGCAGTTTTTCTGGAACGTTCTGGAACCTCCGCAGAGCAATGGGGCGCTAGGGTTGAACAGCAGAGCCATGAGAGCACTTGGGGTGCGCCTCATCCCCCttcctttttcgtttttttccttattgttgTCCTTTgtcctccttttctctttatctGTTTCAACGGAGggaaacagaagagaaaaacGAAACGACAGACATTCACAAAACCGGAAgcgaaggaaaaggaagaaagagaagaaaaaagttgCAAATGGGCACTCATGTATTGCACCCAACAAATCAATCGTCGAGTTTCAAAGGCTTGCAGTAAGAAGGCGCTCTATCTTTTAGCCTATTAGCCAATGCTCATAAATGACCACCCACTCAAGGTGGAGGgtgtcctttttattttaatgacgAGAAATGCACTGCCAGATGTCACGACCTTAACCGAAGGGGTCTGTCGTGGCTTCATGGCCATAGTTAGTAGCAGTTAAAGATCCTTTATGATCATAGTTAGTGACAGTTAGGGCTCAGTTAAGGTTGAATTGCAGTTGTTCCAAGAAGTGGGTTGTCCCACAATTTTAGTGAGAAGTTATCCTAGTTAGTGGGTTTGCCACGAACCCATGTTTTAGGCCTCCACTTCAGCTAGAGGAGTATAAGGCCCGTAATTGTGAAGGAACGGATGTTATTTACCTCAATTCATCCTCCCTCCtactctcctctcttcctcaagATATTTCCTCTCCCACGACCAAGACTCCTACAAGTGGCATCAGAGACAACGATGACTACACGCTTCAAAGCCACAGATAGCAAATCACCCGATGAGCACGTCCAAAGGCTGGAGTCATCCATGGCCGACTTTCACCAAGAATTCAGCCATCACCTTCAGGAATCCTGGCATCGAATGGTACAATATGCCGACCAGAGGTTCAACGAATTACAAGAAGCGATTGCTTCACGTCCTACTGTTGGGAAAGATTCTGATGACAAAGGGCTATTAGGTACATCGCCTCCCCACCACAACAGCGGCAACAACTTCTATTACAGCGGCATCCTCAGCTTCAACCACTCTGGCACCAACCGCAGTCACACCAATGGTTCGACGTTCCGCTGACATTCTGTTGTGTCTTAATTTCCCAAAATTCACTCCTACTAATCCCAGATATTGGATTCGGAAATGTGAGCAGTACTTTGATGTTAATGACATTGAAGAACCTCGCAAGGTGAAGTTAGCCCGATTCCATCTCAATGAAGAAGGAGACACCTGGCTATACAACAAATTACTCCAAAACCATGACCTCACCTGGGCTCAATTCGTGGATTGGTTGCACAAACGATTTGAAGATCAAGATTCTGATAGTGTGATTGCAGAATTCAACCACCTCAAATAGACAGGAACTGTTGTTGATTATATCAAGCGATTCGAGGACCTAAAAGGCCATGCGTTATGTGAGAACGTCACCCTCTCAGATAAgtatttcatttcttgttttaTGGGCGGACTATCTAACTCACTTTAGTCCCTCATCCGAGCTCACACACCCCTAACGATTAGGGAGGCCATGGCAAAGGCCAA comes from the Nymphaea colorata isolate Beijing-Zhang1983 chromosome 14, ASM883128v2, whole genome shotgun sequence genome and includes:
- the LOC116267398 gene encoding uncharacterized protein LOC116267398 — encoded protein: MRRTPSALMALLFNPSAPLLCGGSRTFQKNCSSNYSSSLVKWGDGAVSMVQGASRGIGLEFVRQLLLKHDNGHVVATCRNPDQAVGLRELRRKFGERLDILQLDTTIENTIENAAKSVSEKYGYLNLLINTSGILSVPDVLTPETSLSKVQKSSLLLTYEVNAVGPILVVKHMWPLLKLGGGNGSEREVAVVANLSARVGSIGDNVLGGWHSYRSSKTALNQLTKTISVEFRRRKDPIICVLLHPGTVDTDLSKPFQRNVPPGKLFTKEFSVEKLLSIISNAKLSDNGKFFAWDGQEIPW